From one Lycium barbarum isolate Lr01 chromosome 6, ASM1917538v2, whole genome shotgun sequence genomic stretch:
- the LOC132598834 gene encoding MADS-box protein SVP-like isoform X1, which translates to MVRQKIQIKKIDNLTARQVTFSKRRRGLFKKAQELSTLCDADIGLIVFSATGKLFEYSSSSMVQLIEKHKMQSERENMDSPDQLQSSNLQSERKTCAMLSREFVEKNRELRQLNGEELQGLGLEELMKLEKIVEGGISRVLKIKGDKFMREISSLKKKATQLQEENSQLKQQSEQARVLQFEGQTATEQGQSADSITNNRSLVNSHQDCNDSDTSLKLGLAFP; encoded by the exons ATGGTGAGGCAAAAAATCCAGATCAAGAAGATAGACAACTTGACAGCAAGGCAAGTGACTTTCTCAAAGAGAAGAAGAGGGCTTTTCAAGAAAGCTCAGGAGCTTTCAACTCTTTGTGATGCTGATATTGGACTCATTGTTTTCTCTGCTACTGGAAAACTTTTTGAATATTCAAGCTCCAG TATGGTGCAACTGATTGAGAAGCACAAGATGCAGTCAGAAAGGGAAAATATGGATAGTCCAGACCAACTCCAATCTTCTAACCTTCAG AGCGAGAGGAAAACCTGTGCAATGCTTAGCAGGGAATTTGTGGAGAAGAATCGGGAGTTGAG GCAACTTAATGGAGAAGAGCTGCAAGGACTTGGCCTGGAGGAACTAATGAAATTGGAGAAGATAGTCGAGGGAGGAATAAGTCGTGTACTGAAGATTAAG GGTGACAAGTTTATGAGAGAGATCAGTTCCCTCAAGAAAAAGGCAA CTCAACTGCAGGAAGAGAATTCACAGTTGAAACAACAATCAGAA CAGGCAAGAGTGttgcaatttgagggccaaactGCAACTGAGCAAGGACAATCGGCAGATTCCATCACCAACAATCGCAGCTTAGTCAATAGTCATCAGGACTGCAATGACTCAGATACTAGCCTCAAGTTAGG CTTGGCCTTTCCTTAA
- the LOC132644656 gene encoding uncharacterized protein LOC132644656 encodes MADASKLHPATTVTNIKSCIPIVLDYEGSQYNNWATLFKLHCRANLVIDHILPPASPTVSFTATAVEKIAAKALWERLDDIVRQWIYGTISNDLLNTIIHQEDTIAEAWNRLIHLFQDNKSARALSLDAKFTNTKLVDFPNVKSYCTRLKVLADNLANVGHKVSNERLVLRLLRGLSEDYKNFQTTMQHRTPLPSFEVVRSMLDLEEDSNGEDAIYESGSNAALISHNINSHNFSVNGQPNNTKNTSNNRGNSHNRGKKNNRGRGGGNRNNNRGGAGNGQNSGGGNRNNHQTSLPAASQHQGAPAQPWFFPPWASWGPQPWATPPCPYPPQVGSSYASGSSHAQPNHSRAFSVLALPSHSIRQPCHHSMVGVDEAPNILTGTKPLITIAGEATTIRP; translated from the exons ATGGCAGACGCGTCCAAGTTGCATCCTGCAACTACAGTCACCAATATCAAATCCTGCATTCCTATTGTTCTTGACTATGAAGGAAGCCAATACAATAACTGGGCTACCCTCTTTAAGCTCCATTGCCGAGCGAACTTGGTAATTGATCACATCTTACCTCCTGCCTCCCCCACCGTCTCATTCACAGCAACCGCAGTAGAGAAAATTGCTGCAAAGGCTCTATGGGAACGGCTAGATGACATCGTACGGCAATGGATATATGGTACGATATCCAATGATCTTCTTAACACAATCATTCATCAAGAGGACACCATAGCCGAGGCCTGGAATCGTCTTATTCATCTCTTCCAGGATAACAAATCGGCTAGGGCTCTTTCCCTTGATGCAAAATTCACGAACACCAAATTGGTGGATTTCCCGAACGTGAAATCATACTGTACCAGGCTCAAGGTTCTTGCAGACAACCTCGCCAACGTCGGCCACAAAGTCTCCAACGAACGTCTGGTGCTCCGTCTTCTGCGTGGTTTATCGGAAGACTATAAGAATTTTCAAACAACAATGCAGCATCGTACTCCTCTCCCATCCTTTGAAGTTGTGCGGTCGATGCTCGACCTTGAGGAAGACAGTAATGGCGAGGACGCCATTTATGAATCAGGTTCGAATGCTGCTCTCATTTCCCACAATATTAATTCTCATAATTTCTCTGTTAATGGGCAGCCCAACAATACTAAAAATACCTCCAATAATCGAGGAAATTCCCACAATCGTGGAAAGAAGAACAACCGCGGTCGTGGCGGTGGGAACCGCAACAACAACCGTGGTGGTGCTGGGAATGGCCAGAATAGCGGCGGGGGCAACCGGAACAACCACCAGACCAGTCTACCCGCTGCGTCGCAGCACCAAGGAGCTCCTGCCCAACCTTGGTTTTTCCCTCCTTGGGCTTCTTGGGGACCACAGCCGTGGGCCACCCCACCGTGTCCCTACCCACCACAGGTTGGTAGTAGCTACGCGAGTGGCAGCAGCCACGCCCAGCCCAATCACAGCAGGGCATTCTCGGTGCTCGCCCTCCCCAGTCATTCTATTCGGCAGCCCTGCCACCACAGCATGGTGG gtgttgatgaagctcctaatatcttgACAGGCACAAAACCTCTTATCACTATTGCCGGAGAAGCAACGACTATAAGACCATGA
- the LOC132598834 gene encoding MADS-box protein JOINTLESS-like isoform X2 yields the protein MVRQKIQIKKIDNLTARQVTFSKRRRGLFKKAQELSTLCDADIGLIVFSATGKLFEYSSSSMVQLIEKHKMQSERENMDSPDQLQSSNLQSERKTCAMLSREFVEKNRELRQLNGEELQGLGLEELMKLEKIVEGGISRVLKIKGDKFMREISSLKKKATQLQEENSQLKQQSEARVLQFEGQTATEQGQSADSITNNRSLVNSHQDCNDSDTSLKLGLAFP from the exons ATGGTGAGGCAAAAAATCCAGATCAAGAAGATAGACAACTTGACAGCAAGGCAAGTGACTTTCTCAAAGAGAAGAAGAGGGCTTTTCAAGAAAGCTCAGGAGCTTTCAACTCTTTGTGATGCTGATATTGGACTCATTGTTTTCTCTGCTACTGGAAAACTTTTTGAATATTCAAGCTCCAG TATGGTGCAACTGATTGAGAAGCACAAGATGCAGTCAGAAAGGGAAAATATGGATAGTCCAGACCAACTCCAATCTTCTAACCTTCAG AGCGAGAGGAAAACCTGTGCAATGCTTAGCAGGGAATTTGTGGAGAAGAATCGGGAGTTGAG GCAACTTAATGGAGAAGAGCTGCAAGGACTTGGCCTGGAGGAACTAATGAAATTGGAGAAGATAGTCGAGGGAGGAATAAGTCGTGTACTGAAGATTAAG GGTGACAAGTTTATGAGAGAGATCAGTTCCCTCAAGAAAAAGGCAA CTCAACTGCAGGAAGAGAATTCACAGTTGAAACAACAATCAGAA GCAAGAGTGttgcaatttgagggccaaactGCAACTGAGCAAGGACAATCGGCAGATTCCATCACCAACAATCGCAGCTTAGTCAATAGTCATCAGGACTGCAATGACTCAGATACTAGCCTCAAGTTAGG CTTGGCCTTTCCTTAA